A genomic window from Brassica oleracea var. oleracea cultivar TO1000 chromosome C8, BOL, whole genome shotgun sequence includes:
- the LOC106308125 gene encoding UDP-glycosyltransferase 75D1-like → MDNNNDSPKSLTGPHFLFVTFPAQGHINPSLELAKRLAGTIAGVRVTFAAPISAYNHRMFSKENVPENLIFATYSDGHDDGFKSSTSSDKARQDTAGRYMSEMKRRGRETLTELIEDNRRQNRPFTCVVYTILLTWVAELVREFHIPSALLWVQPVTVFSIFYHYFNGYADAISEMANNDPSGSIKLPSLPQFRLRDLPTFIVPANTYSFLLPAFREQIEALKQEENPKILVNSFQELEQEAFSSVLDNFKILPIGPLITSRTDSERGAEYIQWLDTKTDSTVLYISFGTLAVLRKKQIVELCKALIHCRRPFLWVITDKLYTSKEDREENEEESTRSFREELDEIGMVVSWCDQFRVLKHRSIGCFVTHCGWNSSLESLVAGVPVVAFPQWTDQMTNAKLLEECWRTGVRVMEKKEDAEVVVESGEIRRCIEEVMEEKSEEFRGNAARWRDLAAETVKEGGSSFKHLKAFVSEHM, encoded by the coding sequence ATGGATAACAATAATGATTCACCAAAATCACTAACCGGACCACACTTTCTGTTCGTGACATTTCCAGCACAAGGCCACATCAACCCATCTCTCGAGCTCGCCAAGCGCCTCGCCGGAACAATAGCCGGAGTTAGAGTCACCTTCGCTGCCCCTATCTCCGCCTATAACCACCGTATGTTCTCCAAAGAAAACGTCCCTGAAAACCTAATCTTCGCCACTTACTCTGATGGCCACGATGACGGCTTCAAGTCCTCCACTTCCTCGGACAAAGCTCGCCAAGACACTGCAGGACGTTACATGTCTGAGATGAAAAGACGCGGCAGAGAAACCTTAACCGAACTAATCGAAGATAACCGGCGTCAAAACCGGCCTTTTACCTGCGTGGTGTACACCATCCTCCTCACTTGGGTCGCTGAGCTGGTGCGTGAGTTTCACATCCCGTCTGCTCTTCTCTGGGTCCAGCCCGTAACTGTCTTCTCCATCTTCTATCACTACTTTAACGGCTACGCAGATGCAATCTCAGAGATGGCTAATAACGACCCTTCTGGTTCTATTAAGTTACCCTCGTTGCCACAGTTCCGTCTCCGTGATCTTCCCACGTTCATCGTCCCTGCAAACACATACTCGTTTCTCCTACCGGCGTTTCGAGAACAGATAGAGGCGCTGAAGCAAGAGGAAAACCCTAAGATCCTTGTCAATAGTTTCCAAGAGCTTGAACAAGAAGCTTTTAGCTCGGTTCTTGATAATTTCAAGATTCTGCCCATCGGTCCACTGATAACATCTAGGACCGACTCCGAGAGAGGCGCTGAATACATACAGTGGTTGGATACAAAAACGGATTCAACCGTGTTGTATATTTCTTTTGGAACACTTGCCGTGTTGAGAAAGAAACAGATTGTGGAGCTCTGCAAGGCGTTGATACATTGTCGGAGGCCGTTTTTGTGGGTGATTACGGATAAGTTGTACACAAGTAAAGAAGATAGGGAAGAGAACGAAGAGGAGAGCACAAGAAGTTTCAGAGAAGAGCTGGATGAGATAGGAATGGTGGTTTCTTGGTGCGATCAGTTTAGGGTTTTGAAGCATAGATCGATAGGTTGTTTTGTGACGCATTGCGGGTGGAATTCGTCGCTGGAGAGTTTGGTGGCGGGAGTTCCGGTGGTTGCGTTTCCACAGTGGACTGATCAGATGACGAATGCAAAGCTTCTAGAAGAGTGTTGGAGGACAGGTGTGAGAGTGATGGAAAAGAAAGAAGATGCAGAGGTTGTGGTGGAGAGTGGGGAGATACGGCGGTGCATTGAGGAAGTGATGGAGGAGAAGTCGGAGGAGTTTAGAGGAAACGCGGCGAGGTGGAGAGATTTAGCGGCGGAGACTGTGAAGGAAGGAGGATCTTCGTTTAAACATCTCAAAGCTTTTGTCAGTGAGCACATGTGA